Within Quercus lobata isolate SW786 chromosome 5, ValleyOak3.0 Primary Assembly, whole genome shotgun sequence, the genomic segment CCAGCACAGGCTGAATGTGAACCCAGAACGGAAACCCGTTCAGCAACGACGAAGAACCTTCGCCCCAAAACGAGATCAGGCAGTTGCAGAGGAAGTTACCAAACTCTTATCGGTTGGATTCATCCGGGAGGTGTATTATCCTGAATGGCTCGCAAATGTCGTCCTggtaaagaaagcaaacgggaaatggaggatgtgcgtagacttcaccgacctgaacaaggcatacccaaaggacagcttcccACTACCAAGAATAGACCAGCTCGTGGACTCCACAGCCGGGTACAAGTTACTGAcattcatggacgccttctcagggtacaaccagataaagatggctgaGGAAGACTAGGAGAAGACCGCCTTCATCACAAGTTAAGGACTCTACTGTTACAAGGTAATGTCTTTCGGGttgaaaaatgctggagctacgtatcagaggttggtgaacaaaatgttcagtcAACAGATTTGCAGGAACATGGAGGTGTACGTGaacgatatgctcgtcaagagtaaggaagagTTCACACATCTGGACGACTTGAGGGAAACGTTTGCAACCCTCAAAAAACACCAGATGAGGTTGAATCCAAGtaagtgtgtttttggggtTGCCTCAGGAAAGTtcctgggattcatggtgtctcagagaGGAATAGAAGCCAACCTAAAGAAAGTACGAGCCATCGTCGACATGGCCTTATCCAACACCGTTAAGGACGTTCAAAAactcacaggaaggatagcgGCTTTAAATAGGTTCGTCTCTAGGGCTacagacaaatgcctgcccTTTTTCAAGACTTTGAAGCAGGCTTTTGCCTGGACTGACGAGTGTGAAGCGGCGTTCCAAAAATTAAAGCGTTATCTGAGCAGTCCACCTCTCCTAagcccgtccaaagaagggTAAAACCTATACTTATACCTGGCAGTGTCAGCCTCGGCAGTAAGTGCAGCCCTGATCAGAGAAAGAGGGCAAGAAGCAGCTCCCGGTTTACTACATCAGCCAATCCTTCCAAGGAGCTGAGGCCAGATACCCAAGGATCGAAAAGATTGCATTTGCGCTAGTAGTAGCCTCGCGCAAGCTAAGGCAATACTTCCAGGCAAATCCCATTCTTGTAATGACGGACCAACCGatcaagaaatcaatgaacaagCCCGAAGCAGCAAGCAGGATGGTTCAGTGGGCAATTGAACTTAGTCAATTTGACATCGAGTACCATCCCAGAACAGCGATCAAGGCGCAAGCTCTGGTAGACTTCATCGTAGAGTTCACTCTTCCAGACGAGGACAGGATTATCGACAAGGTAGACAGATGGACGATACAAACTGATGGTTCGTCAGTCCAGAGGAAggggggagtaggggtcgtCATAACCACCCCTGACGGAGAAGTGCTGAAATATGGGGTCCAACTAAAGTTCCCAGCCACCAACAACGAAGTTGAATACGAGGGGATACTGACGGGACTGAGGCTTGGAAAGGCACTTGGTGCTAAAAATTTGTTGATCCAAAGTGATTCAAAGCTAGTGATCGGGCAAATTAGGGGAGAGTAcgaagcaaaggaagaaaggatgcagaaataccttAAGCTGACGAAACATCTAACTCAGGAGTTTGACATAGTGGAGTTCGTGCAGATCCCAAGAAGTCAGAATATGGGAGCTGACGAAGTATCAAAACTAGCGTCATCAGAAGAAGGGAAGATTAGCACAGATCTAGCGATGGAAGTCCAGAAACACCCTAGTATCGAAGAAATTGCAACATTCACCATCCAGAGCACAGACAGTTGGATGACACCCATAATATCCTACCTCCAGGACGGGCGCCTCCCTCAGAACACCGAAGAAGCTAAAAGGATCAAGAAGAGGGCGGCCAGGTTCACCATCCTGAATGACGCtttgtacaagagaggcttctctatgcctTACTTGAAGTGCGTCGACGAGGAAGAGGCTAGATACATCCTGGAAGAAATCCACGGAGGAATTTACGGTGACCACGCTGGCTCAAGATCCCTGGTGAACAAGGTAGTACGAGTaggatatttttggccaaccatgcaggtgGACGCTGCTAAAATCGTCAAGAGGTGCGACAAATGCCAGCGATACGGGAATGTGCAACGGCTTCCAACAGAGAAAATGATGACTATAGCTTCcccatggccatttgcacaGTGGGGAATTGACATCGTCAGTCCTCtaccccaaggtaaaggtcaggtaaagTTCCTACTTGTtgctattgattatttcacgaaatgggttgaagcagaggcCCTAGCAACGATCATTGAGGCTCGGATCCGGagctttgtgtggaagaatataatctacaggttcgggattcccttgacgatcatatcagataaTGGGAGGTAGTTCGACAGCCAAGGCTTCAGGGAATTCTGTTCAAACCttgggatcaagaatcagttctcgTCTCCAGGGCATCCTCAGGCAAACGGGTTGACGGAAGTGACGAACCGAacgctgctcaagattatcaagaccaGACTAGATGATGCGAAGGGTGCCTGGCCAGAAGAATTACCAAATGTCTTGTGGGCTTACAGAACCACCGCCAGAACCCCGacaggagaaacccccttcaggcttacctatAGCACAAAAGTAGTAATCCCAGTCGAAGTGGGGGTAACGAGCATCAGACAAGGAACTTTCAACGAAGGGATCAACGACGACAAACTACGACTCAACCTGGATTGTCTGGACGAAGTAAGAGACAATGCATCCAGCAAGATGATGAAGTATCAGAAAAAGATGGCCGAATACTACGATAAGAGGGTCAAACTCAGACGACTGGACATAGGAGACCTCGTCCTACGCAGGACTACCACagcaactaaagaccctaccCAGGGAAAGTTGGGTCCTACGTGGGAAGGTCCTTACCGAGTCATTCATTACTCAAGATAAGGAAGTTATCACCTGAAAACCATGGACGGACAAAGGCTccctcgaccatggaacattgagcatttaaaaaagtaccaCCAGAAGATGTAATAGACAAATGCAGTCActcttgaatttaataaaaaaactttattctTTGATGTCTTTATGCAAACAGGTCTAGCCAATTGTAAGTCGAACTAACGTAACAAGATTctgccttgacggatgtaagttactgacgacaaTGCCAACGAGTATAAGGCAAActaaagtaacaagattccaccaagacggatgtaaatcactgacgaatcccgaagtgacgagattccttaaccggatgtaagtcaccaaaaaatggccaagtgataagattccgccaagacggatgtaaatcattGACGAATCCCGAAGTGACGAGATTTCTTAactggatgtaagtcaccaaaaagtggccaagtgataagattcctctttgacggatgtaagtcACTCACGAAGGCACAAAAGAAAGTGAATGTCCCCAGAACGTGCTGGTGACGTAGACATAATCCTAAAGCCTACGCAATTGACAAAGTCCCACTCGACGAACTCAGGATACTGACGAATCCGCAAGAGAAAGAacaaggagaaaaagaagaaggacaaAAACCCTCATCAAGGATAAAGAGTGACGAGCAAATCACGGCTAAAGAAATTTACGCTAAGTACCGGCTAAGTACAAGGTATGCTAAGAAGTTTATGTTAAATCACAAACACATGCATGGTCATAGACAGGAGCATAGCCACAAAAACGGGTAAGAACTAAAtcataaaaagcccaaaaacagaGGGCAATTATCCTTGTTTTTCCTACAGACCCATAAAACGGAGGGCCAAGAGACATTGTTCTGaaaatagatataaaatatatatatatatatatatatacaactcCAAAAAGGCCTAAAACACAACGggcaaatataaaagataaattttccTAAGTGTCAGGTTCGGGTGTCTAGAGCGTCAGTAACGGGATTGTCAATAGTAGCGGGAACATTCTCAGCAATAGGGGCGTCATCAGCAGCAGGGGCATCACCTTCAGGTGCAGAAGACTGGGCAGCCTCGTCAGCAGCCATCTCTTGATCTACCACTTCTAGATCCAAATTCGGCAGATCAACCCCTGTAGGGTGCTTGACGAGGTACCTGCGAAGGAGCTCGAAACCCTTGAAGTACCAGCTGAAGAGTACAGTGGAATACTCCTTAGTTTGCTGAAAGGCCTCGACGGACCTAGCAGCGATCGTCTTCAACTTCTCTTTTGCCGCCTGAAGCTGGTTGTCCTTCTCCAAATTCAGTTGATGCTCGACCCTAAGGTCGGAATTCAAAGCCTTGACTTTCTCCTTCAATGTGGCAGCCTCGTCCATCGACTCTATGAGGTCCTTTTTCAGCGTCGAGTTCTCCTTCTCCAGAGCCTCCATCTTGGACGTCAAAGAAGCCACCTTAGCCTCTTGAGTGAGACACTCAGAAGCAAGGTGAAGGCTCTCCCCAACACTTGACAAAGCAAGCTAGGTgcgtcagtaaaaaaaaaagaaaaaaaaaaggggaaattgATGTGAAAAGAAACCAAGGAAAACGCATAAACAGCCTTACCTGCACAATCTTATGAACGTGCTGACTTGCAACCAAATTGAGAGGCACTCCAGAAAAGACCTTAAGGTCTTCAGCCTTCACAACGTTATGTGCCTGCTCCACAGCCACACCTTCGTCGTCAAAGACGGACAAGCCaactctctccttctctttgtCTTTGGCTGATAGTCTCAGCCTCTTTGATGACGGGGTAGGGATCTCCTCAACTGAAGTGGCCAGCGAAACCACCTGTAGACTCTCAACTCCAGAGACGATGGGAGTGGCATCTACAGAGGGGAGGACAGACGGACCCTTCCCCGTAATACGAACTCCCTTTTTACCAATATTAACCAAGGGTTCGTCCTTCTTGGACCTTATCTTGACATACATATCTTTGTTGAACTTGGTTGtcatctcttaaaaaaaaaaaaaaaaaaaaagaagaagaagactaaGAAATCCAAAGTACGCAAGTGAAGGTCAGTACTGACGAGGTAAACACatactcttcttctcctcgatGTTAATGCTGCGCAAAACGTAAGGAGATGGATCCGGGCCTAAGCAGTAGAAAGCAAGTGTCCGTGGTTCAAGGAGATCGTCCCAACTCTCAATCAACTTTGCGTATTCGATTGCCTTCTGAACACGACCCTGGTATTTTCTCTTCAATTTGGGGCGTTTTTTAACTGCAAAAGAAAGTGAACTAGTGGTTAGTGACGACCAAACATGCAAGACGAAAATAAACAGACGAGAAGAAACATGGACGCACCTAAGtttggggttccccaccgaTGAAGTAATcttgggatatcaccccaagccTCGCTAGAAGGGGTCTCAAAGTCATCCCTGGACACGAAAATGAAACGTGACTTCCAGTACCTGAATGACGAGGCTAAACCCTTAATGATTCTAGTCCCCCTCGTCCAAGGGACTAGTTCATAATACCCGTACTCTTTCGATTCCTTTAAACGGTAGATGTGGATGAGCTCACTCACTTTGATCATATCTTCGTTGGCAGCCAGCCAAATCTCCATACAATTGATAACTATCCTTCAGGAGTTAGGCATGAGTTGCTCGGGGGCAATGCCAAAGTGATCCAAGAGCTCCTTCACCAGAGGATGGACGGGTAGCCTAAGTCCAGAAGTGAAAGCAGCCTTGTAGAAGCATACTTCACCAGGAAAGAAGTGGCAGGCCCGATCCTCAGGACCAGGCCGATGAACGCAGACTCGCGCAGGAAACTGGAACCTATCCTTAAACCTAGCCATTGTGTCAGCGTCCAGCCCACACCCCTCGTTAAGAGcgtaaaaagccctaacctgACGAGGGGTGGAAACGGCTGTATCACCCTCGACCGGGCCGCCGCTAGACGACAACCCAGTGTCTAATTCACTGGATCTCACCTCCGACATCCTCCTCGTCTCTCCCTCAAACTAGGCCAGTGACCGGCCTAAAATTGGAGATAGCTCCCCTAGAACTACACTCAACCCACTACCTTCAAAAAGATAGTCCccaattaaaggaaaaaagtcCCCGGAAACACTCAAAACCGCCCCTAagcgagcaaaaaagaaagaaactgagGGGCAAGCTACCCAAACCTCAGAAGAACTAACCATGAAAAGGGATACCCAATCCTAAATGCCCACATATCAAACACgaaaacaacaaaagtaaaagacaaaggaaaaatCAGGAATTTATAAGGGGgccatgaagaaaaaatttgagaaaaatcgAAGAAGTAGCGTACCTTGAAAAGCGGAACAGTCGAGGCCGGAGAAATTCATCGCCGGAGCAAGGTCAAAGTCGCCGGAGCAAAATCAGAATAATCATAGAAACAAGCAAAAGAGACAAACACTCGgagcaggaaaagaaagaaaaatcagagtgaaggaaaaagaaaagtttttgaaaccaaaaatccaaggaaactgaaaagtagtgggaaacccaagggtcatgcCATCAATACCCTCAATCAGCATGTGCCACGTGGCCACGTTCCATACTGTGCCACCATCATACATTAAATTCGAAATGAAACCCCAAGCGTCACAAACAACTCAGGAAAAGAAACCTTTCACCTTCTGTGGCCCTCATGACACGTCACTGGCGACCACAGAACctggggggcaactgatgggagTGACGAGAACACATTACCTTGACGAGGTTAACCTAGTGACGAGGTCACCCCTGACGACAAACAAGCCATCACCGACGAGGAAAGGAAAGTCATTCAATGGTGCCAGCAAGTAACCTGGGCAGTTACGAAACCAGCAAAACAGACCGTTGGAGCCTAATAAAAGCCCCATAATTGGGCTGGAGGCGTTACAAAAGAGAGGCATTAACACCCGAACAGCTAGCAGTCAAGATCACATATATAAAGTCCTTACATTGGCAGCATAAGGTACATAGATACTGAGACTCTAAGAAAATACCTATTACTTTCTAGTTTTGTGAATTACTTTActgttctaactttggcatcggaggcgttGTGGTATGCACCATACCGATGACCCCTTTTAGAAGATACACAGGTGCTGACGGGGAGTTCTATCTGCCTACTACGATTGACGAGTTTACACTTCATCAGTAATAGACATTATTGAGAACTACTTCCCCAAAAAGTCATAGGAACGTGTGAGTAGAATGGACGAGAGCATCAACAAAGTGTATAATATGGTGAAGTTTACGTTCAACTTGAACAAATTTCACCGAAATGCGCATGGGCAAAATGTGAGGAAGATAGTGCCACAAAACAGTGTATGGGGAATTGGGAAAATAGTGTTTATAACTTATATTCCATAGCATTAGCATGACACAATATTTTAATGTGACAAAACAATCATTTGAGCAAAGTCatgatatatattaaaaaaggtttaccaaaaaaacaaaaaaaaaagatatatattaaaaaatttggaatgaccttttttttaaaaaaaaaaatccattaaaatTGCCAAATGTCATAAATGAATATAACAAAACAACATGACAGTCCCATGATAGGGATAGGGAGAGACTCCACAtagtagattaaaaaaaaaaaaaaaagggtgtggATTGTGTCCAATGAGCACATTGGATTGTGGACATGTGTCTACTCTTGGGCACGTATCTGAATTTAAAAGTGTCCAGTGAAAACTTCCACTGGACAGAAGccggaccaaaaaaaaaaaaaatcaaatgtaaCAAGAGTCAAAGGCTCACTTATATTAGTATATATTAGATGGTAATGCAAATTGTTATTCTAATTGATATGAAGTACAATTAAATGACCATAAATTGACTTGACCTAACAAACTCCTATAATTTAAAGATTAAACACAAGATACGGAAGCATGACGTAGATAAGAATGCCACAACTCAAGAAAGGGTGAAGTGGACTGGGTAATAATCTAATGGATCCCTATCACCTGTCTTGTTCAAGTCCTAGCTCGGTTAGTTGACTGTTGGCATATATAGATAAaagattaagaaaattttttggtaCCAGGTAAACATCGATCAGGAGCAAATTGTTATGAATGATAATGGATCCAGTCGCTGTCAGTATAACAGGTGAGTGAGGATATGGAATTTGTATGATAAATAAGGTAGTGTTAAGTGTCATGTGATTATAGTAAGCAAAATCAAAACACCAAGTGACAAATATACCTTGAGCTATACTTGTCACTTGGTGAGTTAATTAGTGTTTTTGAGTATTTCTTTACCATGCACTATTAGCCTTCATCCTTATAATGGGATAAGTAGTGGATTTGAttcctttatatatacatatcttTGAACCCAGGCTGATGAGCTCAAGTTCCCTTAATTAGCTTGCCATTCCAAAATTGATCCCAACACCTAAGaatcaaaatatgaattgaTTGAGAAATGCCTCTCCCAGTGGAATTAGAAATTTTGGTTGGGGCATTAGATGTGCACATTTCCGCACCAAACATAACATTActgtacaaaaaaagaaaaaaaaaatctattaacaTGTGCTCTTAAACTATTTATTAATGGatcactttttaaaaagttttaatatataagaaatatagaaatctattaaaaatataagtttcttttttatttttcattaaccAATGCTTTTATAGGGcatccaaaaaaggaaaaatagtgAGTCTCGAATTTGGTCATAATTATGAGTTTAGAAGTTATCAAGTTGAAGTAgtgtattttataaaaatgttatgtcaCAATATAAATAATCTTAATGTGCCCAAAAGTACCCCATGCTATTAATAGCGTGTTTAAATAAGTCGGGTCAATAATCATCCACATAAGGACCTTTtccattcattaaaaaaaaaaaaaaattaaaggacaatTGTACATTTCCACGACATAAATAGCATTACTGTAAAAGAAGAAATATAGTACAAATCATATAAAGTATACTGCACTATCTGAGCCCACAAATGtctaaaaaaatctaacaataaTTGCTATAAAGCTATAAAGCTAAAGTTAAATCTCACGAATATAATTGATGAGGAGTAAGCAGCATTAtctgaataaatttctttactttaatattttccttcaaaaaaaccAAACCTCCATACCTATAAACCAGCTTTTTCTGATTTTTGAAAACCTTCCTCCCTCCCTTTCCTCTTCACAGCTTCAATTGATGGCTTCCACGGGAGAAAAAAGGGTTGTTTATAAAGATCATGAATCAAATGGAAAGCTGTACGAAGCTCTACTGAAAGAAGACACGAAAGCAGTTTTAAAACTCTGTGCAGATATGGAGGACCACGCGTTACACATACTGACCATACACGAAGACACAGTGCTCCACAAGGCCGCTTACTCGAAACAAGCTGACTTGGTACTCAGTCTTCTCAAAGAGTTGCCTCCCTGCCATGACAACAAATTGGGCCGCAAAAACCGTTCTGGAAACACAATCCTCCACGAGGCAGCTACTCTCGACCACGGAAGCTCGGTGGAGGTAGCAGAAGAGATGATAAAGAGAGATCAAGAGTTGTTAAGAATGCGCAACGAGCTTGGAGAAACCCCACTCTTTCGAGCAGCTCGCTATGGTAAAACTGAGATTTTCAACTTTCTGGCAGATGAAAGTTTAAACTATGGTGAAAAGGacatgcaaaattttgttcaGAGGAATGACAAGACCACTATTCTTCACATCGCCATCCTTTCTCAGCACTTTGGTTAGTTCCCTCACTTTAGCGTACTAGTCGCAGGAAACAGCTTGTGAAATCGTATTTTCAAAACCCGATTACAGTACACATATTGTGTTTGTGTAACTAGCTAGCTATATCACCATTCTAATTGTATTTACATAATTTCTCCTTTGATTGTCTTGAATTTGCtttgtgttttgggttgtgGTTTCCATACACAAAATGACATAAGAGCAGGTTTAGCTTTGGAAATCGCTACACACGGACGGTTCAAGTATTTGGTTGGTGAAAGAGACGAAGATGGGATGACCGCTCTTCAGCTTCTCTCATGCAACCCCAAAGCTTTTGAACCGGTGCGCAGGCGTGGATTCCTCAAGAGAATTTCCAGTAAGGGTAAATATCATATAGTCAACATAATCAACactattttccttcttttctccttctcAGCAGATATAAATGGTGTGATTTTccattttatatttcttgtcaaaaggtaatttttttttttggtaataaaaaaggtaatttttttatttcatatataaTACTTCTTTAATGTCAAGATCCAGCTAAGGGAGGGTAAAACCATATAAATTACTCGTCCTGCTTATTCCACCTGGCCCAACTATGTCCCACTCGTC encodes:
- the LOC115991051 gene encoding uncharacterized protein LOC115991051, translating into MTDQPIKKSMNKPEAASRMVQWAIELSQFDIEYHPRTAIKAQALVDFIVEFTLPDEDRIIDKVDRWTIQTDGSSVQRKGGVGVVITTPDGEVLKYGVQLKFPATNNEVEYEGILTGLRLGKALGAKNLLIQSDSKLVIGQIRGEYEAKEERMQKYLKLTKHLTQEFDIVEFVQIPRSQNMGADEVSKLASSEEGKISTDLAMEVQKHPSIEEIATFTIQSTDSWMTPIISYLQDGRLPQNTEEAKRIKKRAARFTILNDALYKRGFSMPYLKCVDEEEARYILEEIHGGIYGDHAGSRSLVNKVVRVGYFWPTMQVDAAKIVKRCDKCQRYGNVQRLPTEKMMTIASPWPFAQWGIDIVSPLPQGKGQFDSQGFREFCSNLGIKNQFSSPGHPQANGLTEVTNRTLLKIIKTRLDDAKGAWPEELPNVLWAYRTTARTPTGETPFRLTYSTKVVIPVEVGVTSIRQGTFNEGINDDKLRLNLDCLDEVRDNASSKMMKYQKKMAEYYDKRVKLRRLDIGDLVLRRTTTATKDPTQGKLGPTWEGPYRVIHYSR